A section of the Mycolicibacterium anyangense genome encodes:
- the rplW gene encoding 50S ribosomal protein L23: MATVTDPRDIILAPVISEKSYGLIEDNVYTFVVHPDSNKTQIKIAIEKIFKVKVDSVNTANRQGKRKRTRTGFGKRKSTKRAIVTLAPGSKPIDLFGAPA, from the coding sequence ATGGCTACCGTGACCGACCCCCGCGACATCATCTTGGCTCCGGTCATCTCGGAGAAGTCGTACGGGCTGATCGAGGACAACGTCTACACGTTCGTCGTCCACCCGGACTCGAACAAGACGCAGATCAAGATCGCCATCGAGAAGATCTTCAAGGTGAAGGTCGACTCGGTGAACACCGCCAACCGGCAGGGCAAGCGCAAGCGCACCCGCACCGGCTTCGGTAAGCGCAAGAGCACCAAGCGCGCGATCGTGACCCTGGCCCCCGGCAGCAAGCCGATCGACCTCTTCGGAGCACCGGCCTAG
- the rplV gene encoding 50S ribosomal protein L22, whose translation MSTVTEYPSATAKARFVRVSASKARRVIDLVRGKSVEEALDILRWAPQAASEPVAKVIASAAANAQNNNGLDPASLVVATVFADEGPTAKRIRPRAQGRAYRIRKRTSHITVIVESRPSKKDAGTSASAARARRAQASKAAKTTADKTKEGSE comes from the coding sequence ATGAGCACCGTTACCGAATATCCGTCTGCTACCGCCAAGGCGCGCTTCGTGCGTGTCTCGGCCAGCAAGGCGCGCCGGGTGATCGACCTGGTCCGCGGGAAGTCCGTCGAAGAGGCGCTCGACATCCTGCGCTGGGCCCCGCAGGCCGCCAGCGAGCCGGTCGCCAAGGTGATCGCCAGCGCTGCCGCCAACGCGCAGAACAACAACGGCCTGGACCCGGCCTCCCTCGTGGTGGCCACCGTCTTCGCCGATGAGGGCCCGACGGCCAAGCGCATCCGGCCGCGCGCGCAGGGTCGCGCCTACCGGATCCGCAAGCGCACCAGCCACATCACCGTGATCGTGGAGAGCCGTCCCAGCAAGAAGGACGCAGGCACCTCGGCCAGCGCAGCCCGCGCCCGTCGTGCGCAGGCCAGCAAGGCTGCCAAGACGACGGCCGACAAGACGAAGGAGGGCTCGGAGTAG
- the rpsC gene encoding 30S ribosomal protein S3 encodes MGQKINPHGFRLGITTDWKSRWYADKQYADYVKEDVAIRRLLATGLERAGIADVEIERTRDRVRVDIHTARPGIVIGRRGTEADRIRADLEKLTGKQVQLNILEVKNPEAQAQLVAQGVAEQLSNRVAFRRAMRKAIQSAMRQPNVKGIRVQCSGRLGGAEMSRSEFYREGRVPLHTLRADIDYGLYEAKTTFGRIGVKVWIYKGDIVGGKRELSAAAPAADRPRRERPSGTRPRRSGASGTTATSTEAGRAASEGPAETVEASAVEPAAESTEN; translated from the coding sequence GTGGGCCAGAAAATCAATCCCCACGGCTTCCGGCTCGGTATCACCACCGATTGGAAGTCCCGGTGGTACGCCGACAAGCAGTACGCCGACTACGTCAAGGAAGACGTGGCCATCCGGCGCCTGCTGGCCACCGGTCTCGAGCGCGCCGGCATCGCCGACGTGGAGATCGAGCGCACCCGTGACCGGGTTCGCGTTGACATCCACACCGCGCGTCCGGGCATCGTGATCGGCCGCCGCGGCACCGAGGCCGACCGCATCCGCGCCGACCTGGAGAAGCTGACCGGCAAGCAGGTTCAGCTCAACATCCTCGAGGTCAAGAACCCCGAGGCGCAGGCCCAGCTGGTCGCCCAGGGTGTGGCCGAGCAGCTGAGCAACCGGGTGGCGTTCCGCCGCGCGATGCGCAAGGCCATCCAGTCGGCCATGCGGCAGCCCAACGTCAAGGGCATCCGCGTGCAGTGCTCGGGCCGCCTCGGCGGCGCCGAGATGAGCCGCTCGGAGTTCTACCGCGAAGGCCGCGTGCCGCTGCACACCCTGCGCGCTGACATCGATTACGGCCTGTACGAGGCCAAGACCACCTTCGGTCGAATCGGCGTCAAGGTGTGGATCTACAAGGGCGACATCGTCGGTGGCAAGCGTGAGCTGTCCGCCGCTGCACCGGCCGCCGACCGCCCGCGCCGCGAGCGTCCGTCGGGCACCCGCCCGCGCCGCAGCGGTGCGTCCGGTACCACCGCGACGAGCACCGAAGCCGGCCGCGCGGCCAGCGAAGGTCCGGCGGAAACGGTCGAGGCTTCGGCCGTCGAACCCGCCGCTGAGAGCACGGAGAACTAG
- the rpmC gene encoding 50S ribosomal protein L29, producing MAVGVSAGELRELTDDELVDKLRESKEELFNLRFQMATGQLDNNRRLRLVRQEIARIYTVLRERELGLASGPAGEES from the coding sequence ATGGCAGTGGGCGTCAGCGCCGGCGAACTGCGCGAACTGACCGACGACGAGTTGGTCGACAAGCTGCGCGAGTCGAAGGAAGAGCTGTTCAACCTGCGTTTCCAGATGGCCACCGGGCAGCTGGACAACAATCGTCGGCTTCGCTTGGTCCGGCAGGAAATCGCACGCATCTACACGGTGCTGCGTGAACGTGAATTGGGTCTGGCCTCCGGACCCGCTGGTGAGGAATCGTGA
- a CDS encoding SDR family NAD(P)-dependent oxidoreductase: protein MAAEDRTTFWHPASLSGLRAIVTGAAKGVGRGITAALLERGAAVLLVDRDPAVITVAEQFTADGRQATALVADLRERASYSLIIDTAADRLGGLDTLVNNAIASNEPKPFTAITMEDYDLVFDIGPRATFFLMQAAYPLLKASGRASVVNLGSGSGTGGQTWFGAYAGAKEAIRGISKVAALEWGPDHIRVNVICPFANSDGVRNWSESFPEVYGKVVKGIPLKRVGDTHHDIGAMVAFLVSDDASYLTAQTIHVDGGMGSFR, encoded by the coding sequence GTGGCAGCTGAGGATCGCACGACCTTCTGGCATCCGGCGTCGCTGAGCGGTCTGCGGGCGATCGTCACCGGTGCGGCCAAGGGGGTCGGCCGTGGCATCACCGCCGCCCTACTGGAGCGCGGAGCCGCGGTGCTGCTCGTCGATCGCGACCCGGCGGTGATCACGGTGGCCGAACAGTTCACCGCCGACGGCCGGCAGGCCACCGCCTTGGTCGCCGACCTGCGCGAGCGCGCCAGCTACTCCCTGATCATCGATACCGCCGCCGACCGGCTCGGCGGGCTCGACACGTTGGTGAACAACGCCATTGCGAGCAACGAGCCCAAACCGTTCACCGCCATCACGATGGAGGACTACGACCTGGTCTTCGACATCGGGCCACGGGCGACCTTCTTCCTGATGCAGGCCGCCTACCCGCTACTGAAGGCCTCCGGCCGCGCATCGGTGGTCAATCTCGGATCGGGCAGCGGCACCGGCGGCCAGACCTGGTTCGGTGCCTACGCCGGCGCCAAGGAAGCCATTCGCGGGATCTCGAAAGTGGCTGCGCTGGAATGGGGGCCAGATCATATTCGGGTGAATGTGATCTGCCCGTTCGCCAACTCCGACGGCGTCCGCAATTGGAGTGAATCCTTCCCGGAGGTCTACGGCAAGGTCGTCAAGGGCATTCCGCTCAAGCGGGTCGGCGACACCCACCACGACATCGGGGCGATGGTGGCGTTCCTGGTCAGCGACGACGCGTCCTACCTCACCGCCCAGACCATCCACGTCGACGGCGGGATGGGATCGTTCCGGTGA
- the rpsS gene encoding 30S ribosomal protein S19, whose amino-acid sequence MPRSLKKGPFVDDHLLKKVDVQNEKNTKQVIKTWSRRSTILPDFIGHTFAVHDGRKHVPVFVTEAMVGHKLGEFAPTRTFKGHIKDDRKSKRR is encoded by the coding sequence ATGCCACGCAGCCTGAAGAAGGGTCCGTTCGTCGACGACCATCTGCTCAAGAAGGTCGACGTCCAGAACGAGAAGAACACCAAGCAGGTCATCAAGACCTGGTCGCGTCGTTCGACCATCCTCCCGGACTTCATCGGTCACACCTTCGCCGTCCATGACGGTCGCAAGCACGTGCCGGTGTTCGTCACCGAGGCCATGGTCGGGCACAAGCTGGGCGAGTTCGCCCCGACGCGGACGTTCAAGGGTCACATCAAGGACGACCGGAAGAGCAAGCGCCGATGA
- a CDS encoding hotdog fold domain-containing protein encodes MAATTETTTETRTYRIWQHLSRYPGGRLVFSAAAAVRVPFFATVLPHIVRMEPGYAEVSIRKWPLTYNHLRTVHAIAMCNAAEVAMGMLMEATVPTTHRWIPKAMEVQYLHKATTALRACARIDPPDFDGITDGADVLVGVSVYDRFGTEVVRAAITTWVTRSHSS; translated from the coding sequence ATGGCGGCGACAACGGAGACGACGACGGAGACGCGGACCTACCGGATCTGGCAACACCTGTCCCGATACCCCGGCGGACGGCTGGTGTTCTCGGCCGCTGCCGCTGTCCGGGTGCCGTTTTTCGCGACGGTGCTGCCCCATATCGTGCGGATGGAACCCGGCTATGCCGAGGTCAGCATCCGCAAGTGGCCACTGACCTACAACCACCTGCGCACCGTGCACGCCATCGCCATGTGCAACGCCGCCGAAGTGGCGATGGGCATGCTGATGGAAGCGACGGTACCGACCACCCACCGCTGGATTCCCAAGGCCATGGAGGTGCAGTACCTGCACAAGGCGACGACGGCCCTGCGGGCCTGCGCGCGGATCGATCCACCGGACTTCGACGGCATCACCGACGGTGCCGACGTCCTCGTCGGGGTCAGCGTCTACGACCGCTTCGGCACCGAGGTGGTCCGCGCCGCGATCACCACGTGGGTGACGCGGTCCCACTCTTCCTGA
- a CDS encoding TetR family transcriptional regulator encodes MVPVTDTPSLRDRQRAQVRSDIHAAAYRLFAARGFGNVTTEDIAAEAAVSPRTFFRHVATKEELLLGPVQRGGPAIVSLLQRRPADEPADLALTAAIVGRVGSFDDVDLQSWREAILTAPDLLDRVTLLPAADRTRLADLIAERMDVDPANDNRPGLLVQLSLAAADFAFQRWVRDDRSRRRSLSREVGEALSVVEHSRWRG; translated from the coding sequence ATCGTTCCGGTGACCGACACCCCGTCGCTGCGCGACCGGCAGCGAGCCCAGGTGCGCTCGGACATCCACGCCGCTGCCTACCGCCTTTTCGCCGCACGGGGATTCGGCAACGTCACCACCGAGGACATCGCCGCCGAGGCGGCGGTCTCGCCCCGGACGTTCTTCCGCCATGTGGCCACCAAGGAGGAGCTGCTGCTCGGTCCGGTGCAGCGCGGCGGCCCCGCGATCGTCTCCCTGCTGCAGCGACGACCCGCCGACGAACCGGCCGACCTGGCGCTGACGGCAGCCATCGTCGGGCGCGTCGGATCCTTCGATGACGTGGACCTGCAGAGCTGGCGCGAGGCGATCCTGACCGCACCCGACCTGCTCGACCGGGTGACGCTGCTGCCCGCCGCGGACCGCACCCGGCTGGCCGACCTCATCGCCGAGCGGATGGATGTCGACCCGGCGAACGACAACCGCCCCGGCCTGCTGGTCCAATTATCTTTGGCTGCAGCAGATTTCGCATTCCAGCGCTGGGTTCGCGACGACCGTAGCCGGCGCCGGTCGCTGTCCCGCGAGGTCGGCGAGGCACTGTCCGTGGTCGAACATTCCCGGTGGCGGGGTTAA
- the rplP gene encoding 50S ribosomal protein L16 — protein sequence MLIPRKVKHRKQHHPKQRGIASGGTSVTFGDYGIQALEHAYITNRQIESARIAINRHIKRGGKVWINIFPDRPLTKKPAETRMGSGKGSPEWWVANVKPGRVLFELSYPNEQIAREALTRAIHKLPIKARIVTREEQF from the coding sequence ATGTTGATTCCCCGTAAGGTCAAGCACCGCAAGCAACACCACCCCAAGCAGCGTGGTATTGCCAGCGGTGGAACGTCGGTGACGTTCGGTGACTACGGCATCCAGGCCCTGGAGCACGCCTACATCACCAACCGGCAGATCGAGTCCGCTCGTATCGCCATCAACCGGCACATCAAGCGTGGCGGCAAGGTGTGGATCAACATCTTCCCCGACCGTCCGCTGACCAAGAAGCCCGCCGAGACCCGCATGGGTTCCGGTAAGGGCTCCCCGGAGTGGTGGGTGGCCAACGTGAAGCCGGGCCGCGTGCTTTTCGAGCTGAGCTACCCCAATGAGCAGATCGCGCGCGAAGCACTGACCCGCGCGATCCACAAGTTGCCGATCAAGGCACGCATCGTGACCCGAGAGGAGCAGTTCTGA
- a CDS encoding carboxylesterase/lipase family protein, which translates to MCLILVVGCAGGNGQPTSAPPAAAVPAPTVVHTSGGAVLGVDAPGYRVFDGIPYAAPPVGALRWQPPAPVVPWQGVRDATRPGLRCPQDTRNDPDYGRPTGEDCLNLNVWTPDGATPATPRPVLVWIHGGGFLNGSADIYDSRWMATQGDIVVVTINYRLGTLGFLAHPALSRNGDAGNYGLADQQAALHWVHDNIAAFGGDPAKVTIAGESAGAMSVCDHLVAPGSAGLFRAAILQSGPCQSQGARPTGRQVSLTYAASVGCPVEAVAPECLRALPVARLLRPPFYAGFGADRLTGPVTGTDMIPVDPMTAFATGRAARVPVLIGTNTDEFALFSAIWFLQNHGLPPYSTLLADTFGPDAPAVAARYPLQHYGGSTGRAYSAAVTDGEFACPADAIANGLASSAPVYAYEFNDRTAPAPDPFRAVPFPVGASHGLDLRYLFDIGGAPPLNPAQRQLSDQMVGYWSQFVKTGVPDVTGELAWPRFSSESGTGQRLSLQPGRLSVVTDFADRHQCAFWATLKSGR; encoded by the coding sequence ATGTGCCTGATCCTGGTCGTCGGGTGTGCCGGCGGCAACGGCCAACCCACATCGGCCCCGCCCGCGGCGGCGGTGCCTGCGCCGACGGTCGTGCACACCAGCGGGGGAGCGGTCCTTGGTGTCGATGCGCCCGGCTACCGGGTATTCGACGGCATTCCTTACGCGGCACCACCGGTGGGTGCACTGCGCTGGCAGCCGCCGGCGCCAGTCGTGCCCTGGCAAGGCGTGCGTGATGCCACCAGACCGGGTCTGCGGTGCCCGCAGGACACCCGTAACGATCCTGACTACGGCAGGCCCACCGGCGAGGACTGCCTGAACCTCAACGTCTGGACGCCGGACGGGGCAACACCGGCCACCCCGCGTCCGGTGCTGGTCTGGATCCACGGCGGGGGCTTTCTCAACGGCAGCGCCGACATCTATGACTCGCGTTGGATGGCGACCCAGGGCGACATCGTCGTCGTCACGATCAACTACCGGCTCGGGACATTGGGGTTCCTGGCGCATCCGGCGTTGAGCCGCAACGGAGATGCCGGTAACTACGGCCTGGCCGACCAGCAGGCCGCGCTGCATTGGGTGCACGACAACATCGCGGCCTTCGGCGGCGATCCGGCCAAGGTCACCATTGCCGGGGAGTCGGCGGGTGCGATGTCGGTGTGCGATCACCTGGTCGCCCCCGGATCGGCCGGCCTGTTCCGCGCGGCGATCCTGCAGAGCGGCCCGTGTCAGTCGCAGGGCGCCCGCCCCACGGGGCGGCAGGTGAGCCTGACGTATGCCGCGAGCGTGGGCTGCCCGGTCGAGGCGGTCGCGCCCGAGTGTCTGCGTGCGCTTCCCGTTGCCCGATTGCTGCGGCCGCCGTTCTACGCGGGCTTCGGTGCCGACCGGCTCACCGGGCCGGTGACGGGTACCGACATGATTCCGGTCGATCCGATGACGGCATTCGCGACCGGGCGGGCCGCGCGAGTGCCCGTGCTGATCGGCACCAACACCGACGAGTTCGCCTTGTTCTCCGCCATCTGGTTCCTCCAGAACCATGGCTTGCCGCCGTACTCGACGTTGCTGGCCGACACCTTCGGCCCGGACGCGCCTGCGGTGGCCGCGCGCTACCCGCTGCAGCACTACGGCGGCAGCACCGGTCGGGCCTACTCGGCGGCGGTCACCGACGGCGAATTCGCCTGTCCCGCAGATGCGATAGCGAACGGTCTGGCGAGCAGTGCACCGGTCTACGCCTACGAGTTCAACGACCGCACCGCACCGGCGCCCGATCCGTTCCGTGCAGTGCCCTTCCCCGTCGGCGCCAGCCACGGGCTCGACCTGCGCTACCTGTTCGACATCGGGGGCGCGCCGCCGCTCAATCCGGCCCAACGCCAGCTGTCCGACCAGATGGTCGGGTACTGGAGTCAGTTCGTGAAGACCGGCGTGCCGGACGTGACCGGCGAGCTCGCCTGGCCCCGGTTCAGCTCCGAATCGGGCACCGGCCAACGACTGTCCTTGCAACCCGGGAGATTGTCGGTCGTCACCGATTTCGCCGACCGCCACCAGTGCGCGTTCTGGGCGACGCTGAAGAGCGGTCGTTAA
- the rplD gene encoding 50S ribosomal protein L4: MTVKIDVHTPGGKKDGSVELPAELFDVEANVALMHQVVTAQLAAKRQGTHATKTRAQVSGGGKKPYRQKGTGRARQGSTRAPQFTGGGVVHGPQPRDYSQRTPKKMIAAALRGALSDRARNERIHAVTELVEGQTPSTKSAKAFLGTLTENKKVLIVIGRSDEVGAKSVRNLPGVHVISPDQLNTYDVLNADDVVFSVEALNAYIEHASKSKQEVSA; this comes from the coding sequence ATGACTGTGAAGATTGACGTCCACACCCCGGGCGGCAAGAAGGACGGCAGCGTCGAGCTGCCCGCCGAGCTGTTCGACGTCGAGGCCAACGTGGCGCTGATGCACCAGGTGGTGACGGCACAGCTGGCGGCCAAGCGACAGGGCACCCACGCGACCAAGACTCGCGCCCAGGTGTCCGGCGGTGGCAAGAAGCCGTACCGGCAGAAGGGCACCGGCCGCGCCCGTCAGGGCTCGACCCGCGCTCCGCAGTTCACCGGTGGTGGCGTCGTCCACGGCCCGCAGCCGCGCGACTACAGCCAGCGCACCCCGAAGAAGATGATCGCCGCCGCATTGCGTGGCGCATTGTCCGACCGGGCCCGCAACGAGCGCATCCACGCGGTCACCGAACTGGTCGAAGGCCAGACGCCCTCGACCAAGAGCGCCAAGGCCTTCCTGGGCACCTTGACCGAGAACAAGAAGGTGCTGATCGTGATCGGCCGCAGCGACGAGGTCGGTGCCAAGAGCGTGCGCAACCTGCCTGGTGTGCACGTGATCTCGCCCGACCAGCTCAACACCTACGACGTCCTCAACGCCGACGACGTGGTGTTCAGCGTGGAGGCTCTCAACGCCTACATCGAGCACGCTTCGAAGTCGAAGCAGGAGGTGTCCGCCTGA
- a CDS encoding VOC family protein → MKPLADLRFSHLVVGVTDMERALLFYRGLLGMDVVFDQGMSGEPFDTAIGGSAGHQGRVVGGLVGGVMLELLSLGDGTSPVRRSIVGNQNISLSVTDLDDTYRRVCAAGYQPDQAPFAIAGVRMFFVKDPDGTAVEFVEFPSPARTSWELHRGS, encoded by the coding sequence ATGAAACCCCTTGCCGACCTTCGGTTTTCACACCTGGTGGTCGGGGTCACCGACATGGAACGGGCGCTGTTGTTCTATCGCGGATTGCTGGGCATGGACGTGGTCTTCGATCAGGGCATGTCCGGTGAGCCCTTCGACACGGCGATCGGTGGCTCCGCGGGCCACCAGGGCCGGGTGGTCGGCGGCCTGGTCGGCGGGGTGATGCTGGAACTGCTGTCGTTGGGCGACGGCACCAGCCCGGTCCGGCGCTCGATCGTGGGCAACCAGAACATCTCCCTGTCGGTGACCGATCTCGACGACACCTACCGCCGAGTCTGCGCTGCGGGATACCAGCCCGATCAGGCACCATTCGCCATCGCCGGGGTACGGATGTTCTTCGTCAAAGATCCGGACGGCACCGCCGTCGAGTTCGTCGAATTCCCCTCCCCCGCCCGAACGTCATGGGAGTTGCACCGTGGCAGCTGA
- a CDS encoding NAD(P)H-dependent amine dehydrogenase family protein, with amino-acid sequence MYRVIQWATGGVGKAAIQGVLRHPELELVGCWVHSDDKNGRDVGELIGEGPIGVCATTDVDALLALDADCVMYSPLLPDEQVVARILRSGKNVVTPVGWVYPDPQSPGVRVIEEACQAGAVTLHGSGIHPGGITERFPLMVSSLSSAITHVRAEEFSDIRTYNAPLVVREVMGFGLTPEQAMSGPIAALLEAGFKASVRMVADELGFRSDPKIRSTQEVAVAVHGTDELVVPMAAGTVAARRFRWQAIVDDVPVVTAAVNWLMCEVDLDPPWTLGEQGERFEVEITGDPDVSLTFKGLQPETVAEGLERNPGVVATANHCISAIPYVCQAAPGIKTYLDLPLIAGRAAPDLAR; translated from the coding sequence ATGTACCGAGTCATCCAGTGGGCCACCGGCGGAGTCGGCAAGGCCGCGATCCAGGGCGTGCTGCGCCACCCGGAACTCGAACTCGTCGGCTGCTGGGTCCACAGCGACGACAAGAACGGCCGCGACGTCGGCGAACTGATCGGCGAGGGCCCGATCGGGGTCTGCGCGACCACCGATGTCGACGCCCTGCTGGCGCTGGACGCCGACTGCGTCATGTATTCGCCCCTGCTGCCCGACGAACAAGTCGTCGCCCGCATCCTGCGGTCCGGCAAGAACGTCGTCACCCCGGTGGGATGGGTCTACCCCGACCCGCAGAGCCCGGGCGTGCGGGTCATCGAGGAGGCTTGTCAGGCCGGCGCAGTCACGCTGCACGGGTCGGGCATCCACCCGGGCGGCATCACCGAACGCTTCCCGTTGATGGTCTCCTCGCTGTCCTCGGCGATCACCCATGTCCGCGCCGAGGAGTTCTCCGATATCCGCACCTACAACGCTCCCCTGGTGGTGCGCGAGGTGATGGGCTTCGGACTCACCCCGGAGCAGGCGATGAGCGGCCCGATCGCCGCGCTGCTGGAGGCCGGGTTCAAGGCCTCGGTGCGGATGGTCGCCGACGAACTGGGCTTCCGCTCCGATCCGAAGATCCGCTCCACCCAGGAGGTGGCGGTGGCGGTGCACGGTACCGACGAACTCGTCGTCCCGATGGCCGCAGGCACCGTCGCCGCCCGCCGGTTCCGCTGGCAGGCGATCGTCGACGACGTTCCGGTGGTCACCGCCGCGGTCAACTGGCTGATGTGCGAGGTCGACCTGGATCCTCCGTGGACCCTCGGCGAGCAGGGTGAGCGCTTCGAGGTCGAGATCACCGGTGACCCCGACGTGTCGCTGACGTTCAAGGGGCTGCAACCGGAAACGGTCGCCGAAGGCCTCGAGCGCAATCCCGGCGTGGTGGCCACCGCCAATCACTGCATCAGCGCCATCCCCTACGTGTGCCAGGCCGCTCCCGGCATCAAGACCTACCTGGATCTGCCGCTCATCGCCGGCCGCGCCGCCCCGGACCTGGCCCGCTGA
- the rpsJ gene encoding 30S ribosomal protein S10, which produces MAGQKIRIRLKAYDHEAIDASARKIVETVTRTGASVVGPVPLPTEKNVYCVIRSPHKYKDSREHFEMRTHKRLIDILDPTPKTVDALMRIDLPASVDVNIQ; this is translated from the coding sequence GTGGCGGGACAAAAGATCCGCATCAGGCTCAAGGCCTACGACCATGAGGCCATTGACGCCTCGGCGCGCAAGATCGTGGAGACGGTCACCCGAACCGGCGCCAGTGTGGTCGGCCCGGTGCCGCTGCCGACGGAGAAGAACGTGTACTGCGTCATCCGCTCCCCGCATAAGTACAAGGACTCGCGGGAGCACTTCGAGATGCGTACTCACAAGCGGCTCATCGACATCCTCGACCCGACGCCGAAGACGGTCGACGCGCTCATGCGCATCGATCTGCCGGCCAGCGTCGACGTGAACATCCAGTAG
- the rplB gene encoding 50S ribosomal protein L2, with amino-acid sequence MGIRKYKPTTPGRRGASVSDFAEITRSTPEKSLIRPLHGTGGRNAHGRITTRHKGGGHKRAYRVIDFRRNDKDGVNAKVAHIEYDPNRTANIALLHFLDGEKRYIIAPQGLKQGDVVESGANADIKPGNNLPLRNIPAGTLIHAVELRPGGGAKLARSAGSSIQLLGKEGTYASLRMPSGEIRRVDVRCRATVGEVGNAEQANINWGKAGRMRWKGKRPTVRGVVMNPVDHPHGGGEGKTSGGRHPVSPWGKPEGRTRKPNKPSDKLIVRRRRTGKKR; translated from the coding sequence ATGGGAATTCGCAAGTACAAGCCGACGACCCCCGGTCGCCGCGGTGCCAGCGTCTCCGATTTCGCCGAGATCACTCGCTCGACTCCGGAGAAGTCGCTGATCCGTCCGCTGCACGGCACCGGTGGTCGCAACGCCCACGGCCGAATCACCACCCGGCACAAGGGCGGTGGCCACAAGCGCGCCTACCGGGTGATCGACTTCCGTCGTAACGACAAGGACGGCGTCAACGCCAAGGTCGCTCACATCGAGTACGACCCGAACCGCACCGCGAACATCGCGCTGCTGCACTTCCTGGACGGCGAGAAGCGCTACATCATCGCGCCGCAGGGACTCAAGCAGGGTGACGTGGTCGAGTCCGGCGCCAACGCCGACATCAAGCCCGGTAACAACCTGCCGCTGCGCAACATCCCGGCCGGTACGTTGATCCACGCCGTCGAGCTGCGCCCCGGTGGCGGTGCCAAGCTGGCCCGCTCGGCCGGCTCGAGCATCCAGCTGCTGGGCAAGGAAGGCACCTACGCCTCGCTGCGTATGCCGTCGGGTGAAATCCGCCGCGTCGACGTGCGCTGCCGCGCCACCGTCGGCGAGGTCGGCAACGCCGAGCAGGCCAACATCAACTGGGGCAAGGCCGGCCGCATGCGGTGGAAGGGCAAGCGTCCCACCGTCCGTGGTGTCGTGATGAACCCGGTCGACCACCCGCACGGTGGTGGCGAGGGCAAGACCTCCGGTGGCCGCCATCCGGTCAGCCCGTGGGGTAAGCCCGAGGGCCGCACCCGCAAGCCCAACAAGCCGAGCGACAAGCTCATCGTCCGACGCCGGCGCACCGGCAAGAAGCGCTAG
- the rplC gene encoding 50S ribosomal protein L3 — MARKGILGTKLGMTQVFDENNRVVPVTVVKAGPNVVTRIRTPERDGYSAVQLAYGEISPRKVTKPVTGQFSAAGVNPRRHLAELRLDDEAAAAEYEVGQELTAEIFADGSYVDVTGTSKGKGYAGTMKRHGFRGQGASHGAQAVHRRPGSIGGCATPGRVFKGTRMSGRMGNDRVTTQNLLVHKVDAENGVLLIKGAVPGRTGGLVMVRTAVKRGEK; from the coding sequence ATGGCTAGAAAAGGCATTTTGGGTACGAAGCTGGGCATGACCCAGGTCTTCGACGAGAACAACCGCGTCGTTCCCGTGACGGTCGTCAAGGCCGGTCCGAACGTCGTGACCCGCATCCGCACGCCCGAGCGTGACGGCTACAGCGCAGTGCAGCTCGCCTACGGCGAGATCAGCCCGCGCAAGGTGACCAAGCCGGTCACCGGCCAGTTCAGCGCCGCCGGCGTCAACCCGCGCCGCCACCTCGCCGAGCTGCGGCTCGACGACGAGGCCGCGGCCGCCGAGTACGAGGTCGGCCAGGAGCTGACGGCGGAGATCTTCGCCGATGGCAGCTACGTCGACGTCACCGGCACCAGCAAGGGCAAGGGCTACGCCGGCACCATGAAGCGCCACGGCTTCCGTGGCCAGGGCGCCAGCCACGGTGCCCAGGCGGTGCACCGCCGGCCGGGTTCGATCGGTGGCTGCGCCACCCCGGGTCGCGTCTTCAAGGGCACCCGGATGTCGGGCCGGATGGGCAACGACCGCGTCACCACGCAGAACCTGTTGGTGCACAAGGTCGATGCCGAGAACGGCGTGCTGTTGATCAAGGGTGCGGTCCCCGGCCGCACCGGCGGCCTGGTGATGGTTCGCACCGCGGTCAAACGAGGTGAGAAGTAA